The genomic interval AAAAAGATAAAATTAATTCTTTGAATCATTTTAATCATGAACATGAATATTCTAAACATTTAGAAATTCAAAAAGGAACAAAAGTTTTTCATAAAAATTTTGGAGCAGGAACCATTGTAGAATTACAAAATAAGAATCAAATAGCTTTAATAAAATTTCAAAAATCGGGAGAAAAAAGAATTTTTTTAAAATTAGATAAACTTGTTATTTACTCATAACAAAAATTTATGGATGATTCAAAAAAAATTAAATTTAATTTTTATTTTCAGAAAATAATTTGTTTTGTAGCGATTATTTTCTTTTTCATTAAATTAATTACTTGGCATATTACTTCTTCACTTTCTATATTTAGTGATGCCATGGAAAGTTTAATTAATATCATTAGTGGCTTTATTGGATTATGTAGTCTTTATATATCATCTTTGCCTAAAGATCAAAATCATCCATACGGACATGGAAAAATAGAATTTATATCAACGGCTATAGAAGGGGTTTTAATTTCTATAGTAGGAATTACTATTTTTATAAATACTTTTATACGTATTAAATATAACATGCATGGAATTCTTTTATCTAGATTAGATTATGGTGTACTTTTAATGTCATTTACTGGAATTATTAATTACTTATTAGGGTTTTTAGCTTGTAAGATCGGACATAAAAATGGAGCTTTAACATTAATAGCTAGTGGAAAACATCTTCAAATAGATACCTATTCTACTTTTGGTATAGTTGTAGGATTAATTTTGTTGAATATCACCAAATGTACATGGATAGATCCTATTATTTCTATTATTTTTTCTTCCGCAATTTTGTATACAGGATTTAAATTATTGAGGAATGCTACAGCTGGAATTATGGATGAATCTGATAAAAAACTTTTAAAAAAATTATCTTTTTACCTTAACGAAAAAAGAGATGTGCATTGGATCGATCTTCATCATTTAAAAATCATTAAATATGGTAGCGCATTACATATAGATTGTCATCTAATTGTTCCATGGTATTTTAATATAAAAGAAGCGAATCAAGAAGTAAAAAAGTTAACTCAACTAACCAAAAATGAATTTGGATATAAAGTAGAACTATCTGTTCACGTAGAAGCTTGCTCTAACGATCATTGTGCATTTTGTTCTAATCATTCTTGTCAAGTAAGAAAAAACCTTTTTCAAAAAAAAATTCTTTGGACTTTAGATAAAACGTCTTATTATAACAACAATAAAACTAAACTTTAAATATATATTATGGAATACAACACTAATCGTTTCAAATTGGTGATCCCAGAATATGGGAGAAATATTCATAAAATGATAGACTACGCCATACAAATAAAAAACAGAAAAAAAAGAAATCGTTGTGCATGGGGGATTATTAAATTAATGACGGGTTCTATTCATCCTAAGTTTCACAAATCGATTCCTTATTTTCAACATAAATTATGGAATCAATTATTTATTATGTCTAAATATCAATTAGATATTGATACTCCTTTTCCTAAACCAAACACAAAAGAAAACTACAAAATAAGTTTCTGTAACAAAAAAGTCGTGTATCCTGAATATTTAACTAATTTTAGATATTATGGAAAAATAATAAGAAATATGATCCATGTAGCAATACGTTGTAAAGATACGCAAAAAAAGGAAGGGTTGTTTTATGCTATTGCTAATACAATGAAAAAAAACTACTTAAGATGGAATAAAAATATGGTGGAAGATTACGTCATATTTAAAGATTTAAAAAAACTTTCAAAAGGAAAAATATGTTTAATGAAAAATACAGATCCATTATTACAATGTTCTAAAATTTTAAAAAGTAAAAAAAAATTACTAAAAAATAGTAAAGTTAGTTTTAAATCATAACAATGGGGATTTTCAAAATAAAAGGAGGTTTCTCTTTAAAAGGAGAAATTCAACCGCAAGGAGCTAAAAATGAATCTTTGCAGGTATTATGTGCCGTATTACTCACTTCAGAAAAATTGAGAATTAAAAATATTCCAGAAATAGGAGACGTTAAATGTTTAATGCAAATTCTTAAAGAATTAGGAGTTTTAGTAAAAAAAAATGGAATTGGAGATTATACTTTTCAAGCAAAAAATATAAACATTGAATATTTGAATACGAAAAGATTTCATGAATATGGAAAATCCATCAGAGGATCAATTATGATTGCAGGACCTTTGCTCGCTAGATTTGGAAAAGTTTGTATTCCGATTCCCGGAGGAGATAGGATAGGTAGACGACGTTTAGATGCTCACTTGACAGGATTCAAATTATTAGGAAGTAATATACATTATCATAATGATTCCCAATATTTTGATTTACAAATAATAAATAAAAACAATTTAACTGGAGAGTATATTTTAATGGAAGAAGCTTCTATTACGGGAACAGCTAATATCATTATGGCGGCCACTTTAGCTAAAGGAAAAACTACTATTTATAATGCTGCTTGTGAGCCTTATATTCAACAATTATGCAAATTGTTAAATAAAATGGGAGCGAAAATTAAAGGAATAGGATCTAATTTAATTAATGTAATTGGAGTTAAAGAACTAGGTGGATGTGACGAGCATACTATATTACCTGATGTAGTAGAAATAGGCAGTTGGATAGGGTTAGCTGCTATTACTTGTTCTGAAATTAGAATTAAAAATGTTAGTTGGAAAAATTTGGGAATTGTTCCTAAAACATTTCAGAAAATGGGGATCAAATTAGAAAAGGAAAAAGATAATATTTATATTCCATCACAAAAATCTTATCAAATCAAAAAATCATTTAACAATGCAATATTGACAATATCTGATGCTCCATGGCCTGGATTAACTCCAGATTTATTAAGCATTTTAACTGTAGTAGCGACTCAAGCTAAAGGAAGTGTTTTAATTCATCAGAAAATGTTTGAAAGTAGATTATTTTTTGTAGATAAACTTATAGAAATGGGAGCTCAAATCATATTATGTGACCCTCATAGGGCTACTGTTATAGGACTTAATCACAAATCTTCCCTAAGAGGAGCGATATTAAATTCTCCAGATATAAGAGCGGGAATTTCACTGCTTATAGCAGCTCTTTCGGCTAAAGGCACCAGTATTATTAAAAATATAGAACAAATAGATAGAGGATATGAAAATATAGATAAGAGATTACGTTTTTTAGGGGCAAATATTCTAAGAATGAAATGATATTTTACCTTATCAACTTTAATTATTTTCCTATCATATCAATTCAATTAATTTATAAATAAATAAGTGAAATAAAAATACAAAAATTCGTAATTTTAATTTGATCAAAATCAATATATTTTTTTATTTAATGTTTTTAAATAAAAATGAGGTATTTTTTTCATATTATGTTTTATTTCAAAACCATATAACTTTATATGTCATCTAAATAGATAAATTGAATGAAAAAGATCAGAAAAAAATAATAATGAAAAATTATGGAAAAATTTGAATATATAACTAAAAAAGGATTAGAAAAATTACAAAAAGAAATAGAAAGACTAGAAAACATAGAACGTCCGAAAATATCCATGCAAATAGCAGAAGCTAGAGATAAAGGGGACTTATCAGAAAATGCTGAGTATGATGCAATAAAAGAGGCTCAAGGCTTTTTAGAAATGAATATAGCTAAGTTAAAAAAAAAACTATCTAACGCACGTATCATAGATGGATCACAAATTAATAGAACTAGAGTTTCTATTCTTTCTACAGTAAGAGTTAAAAATTTAACTAATGGAAGAGAACAAATATATACTTTAGTTCCAGAGGGTGAAGCTGACTTAAAATCAGGAAAAATATCTATAAATACTCCTATATCAACAGGATTACTTGGAAAACAAGTCGGACAAATAGCCCATATTAAATTGCCTAATAAAATGATACTTGATTATGAAATTTTAGAAATAGCATTTAGTGAATAATATAAATATATTTCAAAAAATAATTAATAATGAAATTCTAGCTTATAAAGTAGCGGAAAGTTCTGATCATTTAGCTTTTTTAGATATTTATCCTATAAAAATAGGGCATACTTTGGTAATTCCAAAAAAAAGTAATAGAGATAAAATTTTTTCTCTATCGGAAGAAGAATTTATCTCTATTATGTCTTTTACAAAAAAAATAGCGATAGGTATAGAAAAAATCATACCTTGCAATCGCGTAGGTATGTTTGTCATGGGGTTTGAAATTCCTCATGTCCATATTCATTTAATTCCTATGGATAAAGAAAGTGATGGAAATTTTTCCAAAAAAAGAATGGTTTTATCTTCAAAAAATTTTCAAATTTTGTCTAAAAAAATAAAAAAATCTATTCAAAAAAATATCAATGAAAATTATCATTGATATTTAATGATTCCAATGAAATAGGATCTTTAACCCTTTTATTGTATGTAGTTTATCTTTTATATGAATTTTTTTTGTTAAAGGTGCATATATGTGAGAAAGACCTCCGGTCGCAATAACAAAACAATTCGTTTTTAATTCTTGATTGACTCTATTAATCAACCCTTCAACCATACTTAAATATCCATAGATAATTCCACTTTGAATACATGTTTCTGTGTACTTCCCCAATATTTTAGGAGGTTTTTTCAATTCGATTTGTGATAATTGAGCAGTATTTCCAATCAACGCTGTTAAAGAACTATTGATTCCGGGAGCAATAATAACACCTTGAAGATTCCCATATTTATCTATACAGGTTAAACTTAATGCAGTCCCAAAATCCACTACTAAAGTGGAGGTATGATTGTTTTTGTATAATGTGTATGCAGCTATAGCGTTAGCATACAGATCTGTACCTAACTGATGAGAATCATGTTTTATAGGAGAAGGAGAATTTCTATCAACTATAATAGCTTTTATTTTATGTATTTCATATAAAGATTGTTCCACGATATTTGTGAGAGGAGGGACGACTGATCCAATAACAATGTTTTGTATAAATTCTGAAAGAATCCCATATTGTTGATATATACTTCTAAATAACAAAATATATTCATCCAGCGATCTATGTGGATTGCTATTAATAATCCAGGAATAATTACATTCTAAATTATAATTATTATCAAATAGTCCAAAACGAAGACTGGAATTTCCAATGTTTATTGTTAACAACATGATTTATTCCATTTTTGGAAAAATGCATTTTGAATTAGAAAATTGTTTTTTTTTCAATTTCATACATATTCATATAATTTCATAAAAGTATATTTTATTTTGTAGTATTGTATTAATTATTAATATATGACTAATATTTGTAAAATAAATTTTAAAATAAAAGGAGAAGGAATTCCTATAGTATTATTACATGGATTTATGGAAAGTTTAGAAATATGGAATTATATATATCGCAGTATTTCTACTAAGTATAAAGTTATTTTGATAGATCTTCCAGGACATGGAAAAAGTATTTTCACATTAGAAAAAAATATGATTTTTACAATGGAAAAAGCAGCAGAAATGGTAAAAAAAATTTTAGAAAAAAAAAATATACAAAAAGCTATTTTCATAGGTCATTCTATGGGTGGATATATAGCTTTAGCTATAGCGGAAGAATATCCAGAAATGTTTTTAGGTTTATGTTTACTTCATTCAACAACAGAATCAGACACACTTGAAAAAAAGAAAAGTCGTATTCAGTCTATTCAATTAGCAATCAATAATTATCCATTATTTATATCCACAAGTATCAAAAAATTATTTCATTATGAAAAATTATCTTTTTTACAAAAAGAAATTTCTTTTACAAAGAAAATAGCTTCGCATACTCATATCAATAGTATTATTTCTTTTTTAAAAGGAATGTCTATTCGAAAAGATAGAAAATTTTTGCTGAAAACAACTGGATTTCCAAAACTATATATAACCGGTTTATACGATCTAATTCTTGATAAAAAAAAAATTTATGAAGAAACTAAAAATGGAAATCAAATTTATTTTGTTGCAATACCTACAGGTCATATGGGGCACATAGAACGCCCTAAAAAAATTATAAAAATATTAGAAAATTTTATAGATTTTTATAGTAAATAAATAGGAATAGGAAAATGAATAAAAAAAAATTACGAAAAAAATATTTCCATATGAGAAAATCTTTTTCTCAAAAAGAAATTATAAAAATGAGTAACGAAATTTTTTCCCATTTAAAAAATATATTTTTTATATGGGAAAAAACATATTATCACATTTTTTTACCTATACGTGAATATAAAGAAGTAAATACATTTATTATAATTAATTTTTTACTAAAAATAGGAAAATGTGTTACGATACCCTGTTCTAATTTTCGTAATTTTTCTATAGAAAATTGTTTATTTCATGAAAATACTATATTAACAAAAAAAAAGTATGGAATTTTAGAGCCTATTCCCATGCATAAATCTATCGTTTCAATCTCTCTAATTGAAATAATATTTATTCCTTTATTAATATTTGATTCAAAAGGTTATAGAATAGGTTACGGAAAAGGCTTTTATGATAGATTTATTTCTTTATGTGAAAAAAACGTTATTAAAATAGGTTTAAGTTTTTTTTATCCCATAAAAAAAATCAAGGATATACATAAAAATGATTTATTAATAGATATAGGAGTCACTCCCTATCATATTTTTTTCTTTAAAAAATTCAATAAAGAAAAACTTTGAAAATATCCCAAAGAATAATTAACATCATAATTAAACTAATTATTACAAATCCGTAAATAGTACAACGTTCGATGATTTCTTCATTTATTTTCTTTCTTGTTATCATTTCTATCATAATAAATAATATATAACCACCATCTAATGATGGTATGGGAAATAAATTTAAAAAAGCTAACCAAATAGATAAAGTAGCTGTTAAAGTCCAAAAAATCCCCCAGTTCCATTGAGATGGAAATTCTTTAGCTATGGAAAAAAAACTACCTATTTGTTTATAAGCTTTAGTTTCTATATGAAAAACATTTTTCAAAAAAAAGATTTGATTTTTTAAAACATTCCAAGCTTTTTTTATCCCATGAGGGATACTCTCAAAAAAAGAGTAACTCTTTTTTTCAAATAAAAAAATTTGATCTAAATCCATAAAATTTTTTAAATAAATACCTAAAACTCCTTTTGGATCTAAAAAAATTTCTTTCTGAATAAATTTTCCATTTCTATTAATGGATATTAATATGTTTTCATTTTTATATTTTGATAATAAATCTTTTAATTGATCAGAAAAAAGAACAAATTCAGAATTAATAGCTAATATTTCATCATTATTTTTTAATCCATATTTTTCTGCTTCAGAATTTTTGATGACATAATTGATTATAGGAGGGACACGGGGTTGAATAAAAAAGTTCAGTTCTTTTCTATCAAAAAGATATTTTTTCTTGTTATTATTTAATGATAATTTTATTATATTTCCCATACGATCTACAGTAATAGAATTACCTAAAATAATTGCTTTAGGAATATCATTAAAGTATGGGACATACTTTTCGTTTACGAATAAAATTTTATCTCCATTTTTCAATCCTATTTTTTCTCCTAAAGAATCAACTTCTATTCCGTATTTAACATTTTTTGTAGGGAGATAAGTTTCCCCATATTTAAACAATAAAAAAGTGAAAATTAAAACAGATAACAATATATTGAAAATAATTCCTCCAGCAATAATCAATAATCTTTTGATTGCTGACTTAGAACGATACTCCCAATTCTTAATCCGATTTTCGGATAAAACATTTTTATCATCCATCATCATTCCAGATATTTTAACATATCCTCCTAAAGGCAACCACCCTATTCCATAAATGGTATGTCCTATTTTTTTTTTAAAAAGAGAGAACCAAGGATCAAAGAATAAAAAAAATCTTTCTACTCTTACTTTAAACACTTGAGCTAGAATAAAATGACCTAATTCATGAACAACAACTAATATAGAAATGCTAAGTAGCAATTGTATAGATCTAATTAAAATTGATGACATTTCTAAGATTTAAAAAATAAAAAAGATAAATTTAAACCTTTATTACAAAATAAAAATATATTTTGAATTTATCTAATCTTAAAAAAGGAGAAAAAGGGATTATTAAAGGATATAAAAATGATAATTTCCCTATAAAACTATTAGAGTTAGGAGTTTTACCTGGGGTAAAAATCGAAATACTTTTTGTTTCTATTTTTTACGATCCATTATGCATTAGCTATGATCAATCTTGCTTAGCTTTACGAAAAGAAGAAGCTGAAAATATCATAATAGAACCTATTATTTTTTAGATAACAAATAATGTCAAAAATTAAATTAGCGCTTGTTGGAAATCCAAATGTAGGAAAAACTTCTTTGTTTAATAAATTAACTGGTCTCAATCAAAAAGTAGGAAATTATATAGGAGTTACAGTTGACAAAAAAATAGGATATTTTTATTATGACTACACGTGCTATCAAATTATAGATCTTCCTGGAACTTATAGTATATATCCTTCATCTGAAGATGAAGAAGTGGTTTGCAGATTGCTGAGCAACCTGAATGATTTAGATTATCCAGACAAAATTATAGTAGTAGCAGATTCCTCGAATTTAAAAAAAAGTCTTCTTTTACTAAGACAAGTACAAGATTTAGGATTTCCTGTTCTTTTTGTGTTAAATATGCTTGATGAAGCAAAAAAAAAGGGAATATCTATTAATATAGAAAAATTAAAAAAATTTCTTATAACAGAAATTGTATTAATCAATGCAAGAGAAGGAATAGGATTAAATAAAGTTAAAATAAAAATAAATAATTTAAATTTAAATAATAATAAAAAAAGGAAAAGAACCTATTTTTTTAATCCAAGATTACATTATTCTTCTGCTATTAATGATGTAAAAAATAATTATAAAGTAAACACTTATCAAGCGTGGTCTTATTTAGCTTATAATAGAAAATTTTTAAAAAAAGATAATTTATTACATGAAATAAAAAAAAAATATAATATTATACCGAAAAGACTACAAATCAAGGAAACATTAGATAGATATGAAGAAATAGGAAAAGTTTTCTCAAAAACAGTTTCCGAATTCATTTCAGATAAAGAAAAAACCTATTTAGAATTTTCTAAAAAAATAGATAATCACTTAATTTTGCATCCTTTTTGGGGTTATTTTGTTTTTTTTTTCTTTTTATTTTTCATTTTTCAATGTATTTTTTTTTGGTCAGAAATTCCAAAACAATTTATAGAGTTTTTTTTTTCTTTTGTCCAAAAAAAGTTGGAAAATATTTATCCTGGTCCTTTAAATAATTTTTTATTACAAGGTATATTTCCCGCAATTAGTACTATTCTCTCTTTTATTCCGCAAATTTCTATTTTACTATTTTTCCTTCTTATCATGGAAGAAAGTGGATATATAAGCAGAGTTATATTTTTAATGGATAGAATCATGCGGCCTTTTGGATTAAATGGAAAAAGTGTTGTTCCGCTTATTTCTAGCATAGCTTGCGCTATTCCTGCAATCATATCAGCTAGACATATAGATAATCCAAGAGATCGTTTAATTACTATTTTAGCGACTCCTTTTATGACCTGTTCGGCAAGATTACCTGTTTATACTCTTATCATATCTCTAATTATACAGGATAAAAAATGGTATTTTATTCAACTTAGAGGAATAGTGCTCATGGCTATGTATATTTTAGGAATTATATCTGCTTTGAGTGTTTCAATAATTTTACATCAATTTTTAAAAAAAAATTATAAAAGTCATCTTATCATGGAAATTCCTACTTATAAAATTCCTATGTTAAAAAATGTATTGATTACTCTATGGATTAATCTTAAATCCTTTATTATAAATGCAGGAAAAATGATTTTATTGATAAACATATTAATTTGGGTTTTAGGAACTTTTGGTCCTTCAGAAAATTCATCAAATAAAAATTCAATCATAAAAATAGAAAAAAAAGAATTGCCTCATTCTTATTTGGGGTTATTGGGAAAAAAAATGGAACCTATAATTCATCCATTAGGATATGATTGGAAAATTGGAATAGGATTGATATCATCTCTTGTAGCGAGAGAAGTTTTTGTTAGCACCATGGCTTCTGTATATAGCATAGAAGAAAAAGAAAATTTTTTAAAGGAAAAAATGAAAAAAGAAATGTCACCTAGAACTAAAAAGCCTATTTATAATTTAGCAACAGGAATTTCTTTACTATTTTTTTATGCATTTTCTATGCAATGTATGAGTACCTTATCCATAATAAAAAAAGAAACAAAATCCTGGAAATGGCCAATATTACAATTTATTTTTATGACTTTATTAGCTTATATAGCTTCATTATTAATATATCAAACATTAAAAAAATAATAAAATGTGGCAATATATTATAATAGGTTTATTTTTTTTATATTCAATTTTTTGTTTATTTAGAAAATTATTGAATTTTTTTTATCCAAAAAAAAATTTTTGCAAGAAAAGATGTAATTGTAAATTATGAAATTTTATTTGTTCATTTTTTCAATGGAAGCATATATGGTATTTTTAAAAACATCGGATAAAGAGATTCCAACTATTTTCAATTGTTTTGGAAAAATACTTTCTTCTGAAAGACCTGGTACTGTATTGATTTCCAAAAAATAAGGTTCTTCATTTACAATGATATATTCCGCTCTAGATATTCCTGATAAATTTAGAAAATTGTATACTTTTTCTGCTGTATTTCGTATTTTATTCTCAATATTTTTAGATAATTTTGCCGGAGTGATTTCTTTAGATTTACCAGAATATTTTGATTCAAAATCAAAAAAATCATTTTGACTAATTATTTCTGTTATTGGTAAAACAACAACTTCATTTTTAAATGAAAAAACACCTACTGATACCTCTTTTCCTTTCAAAAAAGATTCTATAATAATCTCTTCATCTTCTAGAAAAGCTTTTTGTACTGCATCAAACAAATCTTTTTCTTCATAAACTTTTCTTATCCCTAAACTAGATCCAGATCTATTAGGTTTTACAAAACAAGGTAGACCTACTTTATTTAAAATTTTTTTACTACAAAAAATTTGATTTTTATTTAAAAAAAAAGACTCGGCCGTATTAATTCCAAAATGCTTCAAGAAAGTTGAACAATATTTTTTATTAAAAGTAACATTAGCATGATGAAAATTACATCCTGTATAAGGAATTTTTAACAGCTCAAAATAAGCTTGTAATATTCCATCTTCTCCTGGAGTTCCATGTATAGCATTAAATACACAATCAAATTTTAATTTTTTCATTCTAAAAACAGTAAAATCTTGTTTATTAATAGGATATTCTTTATTTTTCTCATTTTTCATGAACCATTTATCTTTGAAAAGATATATCCGATAAGGATCAAATTCTTTTCTACATAAATTTTCATAAACAACTTTTCCACTTTTTAGTGAAACAACAGATTCTTTTGAATATCCCCCCATAACGACAGCTATTTTTTTCATTATTTATTTTTAATTTTGTTAATTTTTTGATATAAAAACATTTTTATGAATTATTCAAAATATTTTGTAATATTCATCATCAATTTTATAATTTCCATATTTATTTTATATAAAATTACTCAATTGGCATTGAAATGGGTAGATATTTATACAAAACATGGATCTTATGTTGTAGTTCCTAATTTAAGAGGTTTTAATATGACTCAATCTATATCAATTTTAAAAAAATTAGGCCTGAAATACGATATAGATACATCACGTTATGATCCTAATTTTAGGATTAATGGAATTATTTCCTTTTCACCAGAAGCTGGAAATCATGTTAAAGAAGGAAGACATATATATATACAAGTTAATTCTAAATCATCCCAATCTATTTTGCCTAATATCATTAATAAAGATAAACGAATAGCTATAAAATTACTTCATGCTAATCATATATCCGTCAAAGAAATAAAATATATTAATGATATGGATAAAGATATTATTTTAAAAGTTTTATATAAAAATAAATCTATCCGATTTGGATATCGGTTTCCTACTAATACCAATCAAGATGGAATCACTTTAATTATTGGAAAAGGATATGAAAAAAACAACTCCATAGTACCTGATGTTATTGGAATGACTTTATATTCAGCTACTTACGTTTTAAAAAATCAATTATTTCATGTTATTAATTTTTACTATGATCATGAAATCAAAAATCCTGAAAAAAATGCAAAAGTATACCGTCAAAAACCTGAACCTGGAGTGATTCATAACAAAAATAAATCTGTTGAACTTTGGTTAACTTCAAAAGAATTATTAGATGATTTAATTCAAATAGAAGAAAAAGATTCTCAGAAACAACAAACAGAAAAAATACAAATAGAAGAAAAAAAGCCTCAAAAACAAACCGAAGAAAAAAAAGAAAAAGAACAAATAGAATCGAACTAAATGAAAAAAGTTCAAATCACTGCAAAGAAAAATCAAAAAGAAATTCGTATTGATAAGTTTTTGAAAAAAAATATAGAAAATATTAGCAGAAATCAAATTCAAAAATTAACGATTTCAGGTAAAGTTATTGTGAATAAACATATTGTAAAAAAAAATTATAAAATAAAATCTTTGGATTTTATAGAAATAGAAATTCCTAATATTCCTACATTAGATCACTTAGAGTATAAAAATATTATTGCGGAAAAAATAAATATTGATATTATCTATGAAGATGAAGACGTTCTTGTAGTTAATAAACCTGCAGGAATGGTAGTTCATCCTGGCTTTGGCAATAATAAAGGAACATTAATTCATGGAATTAAATATCATTTCCAAAACTCAAATTTGAGTAATT from Blattabacterium cuenoti carries:
- a CDS encoding type III pantothenate kinase — translated: MLLTINIGNSSLRFGLFDNNYNLECNYSWIINSNPHRSLDEYILLFRSIYQQYGILSEFIQNIVIGSVVPPLTNIVEQSLYEIHKIKAIIVDRNSPSPIKHDSHQLGTDLYANAIAAYTLYKNNHTSTLVVDFGTALSLTCIDKYGNLQGVIIAPGINSSLTALIGNTAQLSQIELKKPPKILGKYTETCIQSGIIYGYLSMVEGLINRVNQELKTNCFVIATGGLSHIYAPLTKKIHIKDKLHTIKGLKILFHWNH
- a CDS encoding FeoA family protein; translated protein: MNLSNLKKGEKGIIKGYKNDNFPIKLLELGVLPGVKIEILFVSIFYDPLCISYDQSCLALRKEEAENIIIEPIIF
- the greA gene encoding transcription elongation factor GreA — its product is MEKFEYITKKGLEKLQKEIERLENIERPKISMQIAEARDKGDLSENAEYDAIKEAQGFLEMNIAKLKKKLSNARIIDGSQINRTRVSILSTVRVKNLTNGREQIYTLVPEGEADLKSGKISINTPISTGLLGKQVGQIAHIKLPNKMILDYEILEIAFSE
- a CDS encoding alpha/beta fold hydrolase; this translates as MTNICKINFKIKGEGIPIVLLHGFMESLEIWNYIYRSISTKYKVILIDLPGHGKSIFTLEKNMIFTMEKAAEMVKKILEKKNIQKAIFIGHSMGGYIALAIAEEYPEMFLGLCLLHSTTESDTLEKKKSRIQSIQLAINNYPLFISTSIKKLFHYEKLSFLQKEISFTKKIASHTHINSIISFLKGMSIRKDRKFLLKTTGFPKLYITGLYDLILDKKKIYEETKNGNQIYFVAIPTGHMGHIERPKKIIKILENFIDFYSK
- a CDS encoding cation diffusion facilitator family transporter — translated: MDDSKKIKFNFYFQKIICFVAIIFFFIKLITWHITSSLSIFSDAMESLINIISGFIGLCSLYISSLPKDQNHPYGHGKIEFISTAIEGVLISIVGITIFINTFIRIKYNMHGILLSRLDYGVLLMSFTGIINYLLGFLACKIGHKNGALTLIASGKHLQIDTYSTFGIVVGLILLNITKCTWIDPIISIIFSSAILYTGFKLLRNATAGIMDESDKKLLKKLSFYLNEKRDVHWIDLHHLKIIKYGSALHIDCHLIVPWYFNIKEANQEVKKLTQLTKNEFGYKVELSVHVEACSNDHCAFCSNHSCQVRKNLFQKKILWTLDKTSYYNNNKTKL
- a CDS encoding HIT family protein translates to MNNINIFQKIINNEILAYKVAESSDHLAFLDIYPIKIGHTLVIPKKSNRDKIFSLSEEEFISIMSFTKKIAIGIEKIIPCNRVGMFVMGFEIPHVHIHLIPMDKESDGNFSKKRMVLSSKNFQILSKKIKKSIQKNINENYH
- a CDS encoding DUF4290 domain-containing protein translates to MEYNTNRFKLVIPEYGRNIHKMIDYAIQIKNRKKRNRCAWGIIKLMTGSIHPKFHKSIPYFQHKLWNQLFIMSKYQLDIDTPFPKPNTKENYKISFCNKKVVYPEYLTNFRYYGKIIRNMIHVAIRCKDTQKKEGLFYAIANTMKKNYLRWNKNMVEDYVIFKDLKKLSKGKICLMKNTDPLLQCSKILKSKKKLLKNSKVSFKS
- the murA gene encoding UDP-N-acetylglucosamine 1-carboxyvinyltransferase, with protein sequence MGIFKIKGGFSLKGEIQPQGAKNESLQVLCAVLLTSEKLRIKNIPEIGDVKCLMQILKELGVLVKKNGIGDYTFQAKNINIEYLNTKRFHEYGKSIRGSIMIAGPLLARFGKVCIPIPGGDRIGRRRLDAHLTGFKLLGSNIHYHNDSQYFDLQIINKNNLTGEYILMEEASITGTANIIMAATLAKGKTTIYNAACEPYIQQLCKLLNKMGAKIKGIGSNLINVIGVKELGGCDEHTILPDVVEIGSWIGLAAITCSEIRIKNVSWKNLGIVPKTFQKMGIKLEKEKDNIYIPSQKSYQIKKSFNNAILTISDAPWPGLTPDLLSILTVVATQAKGSVLIHQKMFESRLFFVDKLIEMGAQIILCDPHRATVIGLNHKSSLRGAILNSPDIRAGISLLIAALSAKGTSIIKNIEQIDRGYENIDKRLRFLGANILRMK
- the rseP gene encoding RIP metalloprotease RseP, producing MSSILIRSIQLLLSISILVVVHELGHFILAQVFKVRVERFFLFFDPWFSLFKKKIGHTIYGIGWLPLGGYVKISGMMMDDKNVLSENRIKNWEYRSKSAIKRLLIIAGGIIFNILLSVLIFTFLLFKYGETYLPTKNVKYGIEVDSLGEKIGLKNGDKILFVNEKYVPYFNDIPKAIILGNSITVDRMGNIIKLSLNNNKKKYLFDRKELNFFIQPRVPPIINYVIKNSEAEKYGLKNNDEILAINSEFVLFSDQLKDLLSKYKNENILISINRNGKFIQKEIFLDPKGVLGIYLKNFMDLDQIFLFEKKSYSFFESIPHGIKKAWNVLKNQIFFLKNVFHIETKAYKQIGSFFSIAKEFPSQWNWGIFWTLTATLSIWLAFLNLFPIPSLDGGYILFIMIEMITRKKINEEIIERCTIYGFVIISLIMMLIILWDIFKVFLY
- a CDS encoding 5-formyltetrahydrofolate cyclo-ligase, with product MRKSFSQKEIIKMSNEIFSHLKNIFFIWEKTYYHIFLPIREYKEVNTFIIINFLLKIGKCVTIPCSNFRNFSIENCLFHENTILTKKKYGILEPIPMHKSIVSISLIEIIFIPLLIFDSKGYRIGYGKGFYDRFISLCEKNVIKIGLSFFYPIKKIKDIHKNDLLIDIGVTPYHIFFFKKFNKEKL